In Chaetodon auriga isolate fChaAug3 chromosome 7, fChaAug3.hap1, whole genome shotgun sequence, a genomic segment contains:
- the igsf11 gene encoding immunoglobulin superfamily member 11 isoform X1, whose amino-acid sequence MVKFHNSDLWIAWMVMFCMEGSTFDRHTGRVCVQALDVTVSQSSIQVARGQAAVLPCSFTTSAALNNLNIIWMVIPLSNANQPEQVIIYQGGQVFSLANHLNGRVGFVATMPSTSASIFINNTQLSDTGTYQCLVNNLPDRGGRNIGVIGLTVLVPPSVPACRIQGTLDVGSDIMLFCSSEEGIPTPSYSWEKLDALPRLPHNAMQDQMQGTVTLRNISTSTSGLYQCTSSNAIGKSTCLLNLQVVAPQPQSVGLIAGTIATGVLAVIICSLLVVVTLFYWKNKNKYDEEEIPNEIREDDLPPKRSSSVKAFHADASSSENDTLTSTNTYNSRYWHNPKPNYDTNSYTRYNGDTRQTFSTAAHGAHGHGQAQNAGHGHSTVVTAPGSAPLSRHAQPTTATTTSFANGSHTLPPPKTLVVTTNSAPSPPTMVRSNGSVSLKPVVTSTHGQHTHSYAVSQATLERMGAVPVMVPAQSRAGSLV is encoded by the exons tgtgtgtgcaggcgctGGATGTGACGGTATCTCAGAGCAGTATCCAGGTGGCCCGCGGCCAAGCAGCCGTCCTGCCCTGCTCCTTCACCACCAGCGCTGCCCTCAACAACCTCAACATCATCTGGATGGTGATACCACTGTCTAATGCCAACCAGCCAGAACAG GTGATCATTTACCAGGGCGGCCAGGTGTTCAGCCTCGCCAACCACCTCAATGGTCGTGTGGGCTTCGTGGCCACCATGCCAAGTACAAGTGCCTCCATCTTCATCAACAACACCCAGCTGTCCGACACTGGGACCTACCAGTGCCTGGTCAACAACCTTCCAGACAGAGGAGGGCGCAACATCGGCGTCATTGGACTCACGgtgttgg TGCCCCCCTCGGTGCCAGCATGTCGAATCCAGGGCACGCTGGATGTTGGCAGTGACATCATGCtgttctgcagctcagaggaaggTATTCCCACACCGTCCTACTCCTGGGAGAAGCTGGACGCACTGCCCAGGCTGCCGCACAACGCCATGCAAG aCCAGATGCAGGGCACTGTAACACTAAGAAACATCAGCACCAGCACCTCAGGACTCTACCAGTGTACCTCCAGCAATGCAATTGGCAAGAGCACCTGTCTGCTCAACCTGCAGGTTGTAGCAC CCCAGCCTCAGAGCGTGGGTCTGATAGCGGGGACCATCGCCACAGGAGTCCTGGCTGTCATCATCTGTTCCCTGTTAGTGGTGGTCACTCTCTTCTACTggaagaacaagaacaaatacGATGAGGAGGAGATTCCCAATGAGATCAG AGAGGATGACCTTCCTCCCAAGAGGTCATCGTCAGTGAAGGCTTTCCACGCAGACGCCTCATCCTCAGAAAACGACACGCTGACGTCCACTAACACCTACAACAGCCGCTACTGGCACAACCCCAAACCCAACTACGACACCAACTCCTATACACGCTACAATGGAGACACTCGTCAGACCTTCTCCACCGCTGCTCATGGTGCGCACGGACACGGACAGGCTCAGAACGCAGGACACGGCCACAGTACAGTGGTCACAGCACCAGGCTCAGCTCCGCTGTCCCGCCACGCGCAGCCCACAACGGCAACGACCACATCGTTTGCCAATGGCAGCCACACGCTCCCCCCACCCAAGACTCTGGTGGTCACAACAAACTCTGCCCCGTCCCCTCCCACCATGGTGCGCAGCAACGGCTCTGTGAGCCTCAAACCGGTGGTGACGTCCACGCACGGGCAGCACACGCACTCCTACGCGGTGAGCCAGGCCACACTGGAGCGGATGGGGGCAGTGCCGGTCATGGTGCCCGCCCAGAGCAGAGCAGGCTCGCTGGTCTGA
- the igsf11 gene encoding immunoglobulin superfamily member 11 isoform X2: MVKFHNSDLWIAWMVMFCMEVCVQALDVTVSQSSIQVARGQAAVLPCSFTTSAALNNLNIIWMVIPLSNANQPEQVIIYQGGQVFSLANHLNGRVGFVATMPSTSASIFINNTQLSDTGTYQCLVNNLPDRGGRNIGVIGLTVLVPPSVPACRIQGTLDVGSDIMLFCSSEEGIPTPSYSWEKLDALPRLPHNAMQDQMQGTVTLRNISTSTSGLYQCTSSNAIGKSTCLLNLQVVAPQPQSVGLIAGTIATGVLAVIICSLLVVVTLFYWKNKNKYDEEEIPNEIREDDLPPKRSSSVKAFHADASSSENDTLTSTNTYNSRYWHNPKPNYDTNSYTRYNGDTRQTFSTAAHGAHGHGQAQNAGHGHSTVVTAPGSAPLSRHAQPTTATTTSFANGSHTLPPPKTLVVTTNSAPSPPTMVRSNGSVSLKPVVTSTHGQHTHSYAVSQATLERMGAVPVMVPAQSRAGSLV, encoded by the exons tgtgtgtgcaggcgctGGATGTGACGGTATCTCAGAGCAGTATCCAGGTGGCCCGCGGCCAAGCAGCCGTCCTGCCCTGCTCCTTCACCACCAGCGCTGCCCTCAACAACCTCAACATCATCTGGATGGTGATACCACTGTCTAATGCCAACCAGCCAGAACAG GTGATCATTTACCAGGGCGGCCAGGTGTTCAGCCTCGCCAACCACCTCAATGGTCGTGTGGGCTTCGTGGCCACCATGCCAAGTACAAGTGCCTCCATCTTCATCAACAACACCCAGCTGTCCGACACTGGGACCTACCAGTGCCTGGTCAACAACCTTCCAGACAGAGGAGGGCGCAACATCGGCGTCATTGGACTCACGgtgttgg TGCCCCCCTCGGTGCCAGCATGTCGAATCCAGGGCACGCTGGATGTTGGCAGTGACATCATGCtgttctgcagctcagaggaaggTATTCCCACACCGTCCTACTCCTGGGAGAAGCTGGACGCACTGCCCAGGCTGCCGCACAACGCCATGCAAG aCCAGATGCAGGGCACTGTAACACTAAGAAACATCAGCACCAGCACCTCAGGACTCTACCAGTGTACCTCCAGCAATGCAATTGGCAAGAGCACCTGTCTGCTCAACCTGCAGGTTGTAGCAC CCCAGCCTCAGAGCGTGGGTCTGATAGCGGGGACCATCGCCACAGGAGTCCTGGCTGTCATCATCTGTTCCCTGTTAGTGGTGGTCACTCTCTTCTACTggaagaacaagaacaaatacGATGAGGAGGAGATTCCCAATGAGATCAG AGAGGATGACCTTCCTCCCAAGAGGTCATCGTCAGTGAAGGCTTTCCACGCAGACGCCTCATCCTCAGAAAACGACACGCTGACGTCCACTAACACCTACAACAGCCGCTACTGGCACAACCCCAAACCCAACTACGACACCAACTCCTATACACGCTACAATGGAGACACTCGTCAGACCTTCTCCACCGCTGCTCATGGTGCGCACGGACACGGACAGGCTCAGAACGCAGGACACGGCCACAGTACAGTGGTCACAGCACCAGGCTCAGCTCCGCTGTCCCGCCACGCGCAGCCCACAACGGCAACGACCACATCGTTTGCCAATGGCAGCCACACGCTCCCCCCACCCAAGACTCTGGTGGTCACAACAAACTCTGCCCCGTCCCCTCCCACCATGGTGCGCAGCAACGGCTCTGTGAGCCTCAAACCGGTGGTGACGTCCACGCACGGGCAGCACACGCACTCCTACGCGGTGAGCCAGGCCACACTGGAGCGGATGGGGGCAGTGCCGGTCATGGTGCCCGCCCAGAGCAGAGCAGGCTCGCTGGTCTGA